One window of the Benincasa hispida cultivar B227 chromosome 3, ASM972705v1, whole genome shotgun sequence genome contains the following:
- the LOC120073184 gene encoding la-related protein 1C-like, with translation MAATNLSDNNPAMATAPAHHSRHSGQNVSSPKSRRSTRPVSSPWTQIVRGELEIPAVVPSSPANMTSSAAIVEPRSSFPSSSPSSSLAVEEPAGAERSESGNESLSNAGNKPAWNKLSNGAVEVGPVMGAVSWPALSESTRFSTKSSLESPKDSVDGSIGPACEGIGNPPSLPYKECNSASPISNPNPNPAPTPTLTPTLTPTHRQKSMKRSGASNSHSGGVSQQSTTPGSIIDTTPSNPSSKEHIQRSSFASQSQNDHSYQHQRNSFSRRGSGYPRGDSSHHHNHGSRRDHDRGNHDWNPHRNYGQPQRVVQRYIRPPPPPSNATFVPSSMRPLGGPIPFHEFVPPVVYVAAPPQEALRSVPFVAPIPPNAVFFPASDPQLYARIVHQIEYYFSDGNLVKDTFLRGKMDEDGWVPIHLVASFKMVRSLTDNIPVILDALRMISTSLEVQGDKVRRRNDYSKWIMLPSTQTSNDVAPLSPANSSQDLLAAGVQSITLETYSGTESWGDFHVEALQSQSPRNFNSQSQPLGTGKPNIGTGLDHSFSARN, from the exons aTGGCTGCTACTAATTTATCTGATAACAATCCTGCAATGGCCACCGCCCCCGCCCATCATTCTCGTCACTCCGGTCAAAACGTAAGTAGCCCTAAATCACGCCGCTCCACTCGCCCAGTGTCGTCGCCGTGGACTCAGATTGTCCGTGGTGAGTTGGAAATTCCTGCTGTTGTTCCGTCTTCTCCAGCGAACATGACATCTTCGGCGGCTATTGTTGAACCGCGttcttctttcccttcttcttcaccGTCCTCTTCTTTAGCTGTGGAAGAACCAGCTGGAGCTGAGAGATCAGAGAGTGGGAATGAGTCACTGTCCAATGCGGGAAATAAGCCCGCCTGGAATAAGCTGTCTAATGGGGCCGTGGAGGTAGGGCCTGTTATGGGGGCTGTATCTTGGCCAGCCTTATCAGAGTCCACTCGGTTTTCAACTAAATCGTCTTTGGAATCACCGAAAGATTCAGTGGATGGATCTATTGGCCCTGCATGCGAG GGGATAGGGAATCCACCATCCTTGCCATATAAAGAATGTAATAGTGCAAGTCCAATTTCGAATCCAAATCCAAATCCAGCTCCAACTCCGACACTAACTCCAACCCTAACTCCAACTCATCGTCAGAAGTCGATGAAACGTAGTGGTGCTAGCAATTCACACAGTGGTGGTGTCTCTCAACAGTCGACAACTCCAGGTTCCATAATTGATACAACTCCTAGTAATCCATCCTCTAAGGAGCACATTCAGAGGAGTTCATTTGCTTCGCAATCACAAAATGATCATAGCTATCAACATCAACGTAATTCATTTAGTCGTCGTGGGTCTGGTTATCCACGTGGTGATAGTTCTCACCATCACAATCATGGCTCCAGGCGTGATCATGATCGTGGAAACCATGATTGGAATCCCCATCGTAATTATGGACAGCCTCAGAGAGTTGTTCAAAGATATATAAGGCCTCCACCCCCCCCTAGTAATGCTACCTTTGTTCCTTCATCTATGAGGCCTCTTGGGGGTCCTATACCTTTCCACG AATTTGTGCCTCCAGTGGTATATGTCGCAGCTCCTCCTCAGGAGGCCCTTAGAAGTGTACCTTTTGTGGCTCCAATACCACCTAACGCAGTGTTTTTTCCTGCTTCAGACCCTCAGTTATATGCTAGGATAGTCCATCAGATAGAATACTATTTCAG CGATGGGAACTTAGTAAAAGATACTTTCTTGAGAGGGAAGATGGATGAAGATGGATGGGTTCCAATTCATTTGGTGGCCAgcttcaaaatg GTTCGATCTCTAACTGACAATATCCCAGTAATATTGGATGCGTTGCGGATGATATCCACTTCATTAGAAGTACAG GGGGATAAGGTGAGGAGGCGAAATGATTATAGCAAATGGATAATGCTACCTTCAACTCAAACTTCTAATGACGTTGCCCCATTAAGCCCAGCAAACTCCAGTCAAGATTTGCTGGCTGCTGGTGTTCAGAGTATCACGTTAGAGACTTACAGCGGTACAGAAAGTTGGGGTGATTTCCATGTCGAGGCTCTGCAAAGTCAATCACCTCGGAATTTCAATAGCCAGTCACAGCCCTTAGGTACAGGCAAGCCAAATATTGGCACAGGTTTGGATCACTCCTTTTCTGCAAGGAATTAG
- the LOC120074267 gene encoding methyltransferase-like protein 23 isoform X2, producing the protein MSNFNRPSPGSGMEDGDSDEPADPSMTTVSHHVFEDDAGKSVFSIAIIENMEEEYGLYVWPCSIILAEYIWQQKTRFVGANVVELGAGTSLPGLVAAKLGANVTLTDDANRVEIMGLTWGVWDISIFDLRPTIIIGADVLYENSAFDDLFSTVAFLLQNSPGSIFITTYHNRSGHHLIEFLMVKWGLKCEKLVDGFAFMPSQKAAKLSGNIQLAEIVLNSEPVKENSMMK; encoded by the exons ATGTCAAATTTCAATCGGCCATCGCCGGGGAGCGGCATGGAAGATGGTGATTCCGACGAGCCGGCCGATCCCTCCATGACGACTGTATCTCATCATGTTTTCGAAGACGATGCCGGGAAATCGGTATTCTCCATTGCTATCATCGAG AATATGGAAGAGGAATACGGCCTTTATGTGTGGCCCTGTAGTATTATTCTGGCCGAGTATATTTGGCAGCAGAAAACGCGATTTGTTGGTGCTAATGTCGTTGAG CTTGGTGCTGGTACTTCATTGCCTGGATTGGTTGCGGCTAAATTGGGCGCTAATGTCACCTTGACTGATGATGCTAATAGAGTGGAG ATAATGGGACTTACATGGGGGGTCTGGGACATATCAATATTCGATCTACGACCTACAATCATAATTGGGGCTGATGTATTGTACGAAAACAGTG CATTTGATGATCTCTTTTCTACCGTGGcctttcttctccaaaattcaCCGGGGTCAATTTTTATTACAACCTACCACAATCGCAG CGGGCACCATCTGATTGAGTTCTTGATGGTCAAATGGGGGTTGAAGTGCGAAAAGCTTGTTGATGGCTTTGCATTCATGCCATCGCAAAAGGCAGCAAAGCTGAGTGGCAATATTCAATTGGCTGAGATTGTTCTCAATTCCGAACCAGTCAAG GAGAATTCTATGATGAAATGA
- the LOC120074267 gene encoding methyltransferase-like protein 23 isoform X1, with protein MSNFNRPSPGSGMEDGDSDEPADPSMTTVSHHVFEDDAGKSVFSIAIIENMEEEYGLYVWPCSIILAEYIWQQKTRFVGANVVELGAGTSLPGLVAAKLGANVTLTDDANRVEVLDNIRKVCDLNNLKCNIMGLTWGVWDISIFDLRPTIIIGADVLYENSAFDDLFSTVAFLLQNSPGSIFITTYHNRSGHHLIEFLMVKWGLKCEKLVDGFAFMPSQKAAKLSGNIQLAEIVLNSEPVKENSMMK; from the exons ATGTCAAATTTCAATCGGCCATCGCCGGGGAGCGGCATGGAAGATGGTGATTCCGACGAGCCGGCCGATCCCTCCATGACGACTGTATCTCATCATGTTTTCGAAGACGATGCCGGGAAATCGGTATTCTCCATTGCTATCATCGAG AATATGGAAGAGGAATACGGCCTTTATGTGTGGCCCTGTAGTATTATTCTGGCCGAGTATATTTGGCAGCAGAAAACGCGATTTGTTGGTGCTAATGTCGTTGAG CTTGGTGCTGGTACTTCATTGCCTGGATTGGTTGCGGCTAAATTGGGCGCTAATGTCACCTTGACTGATGATGCTAATAGAGTGGAG GTGCTAGACAATATCAGGAAAGTTTGTGACCTGAATAATCTAAAGTGTAAC ATAATGGGACTTACATGGGGGGTCTGGGACATATCAATATTCGATCTACGACCTACAATCATAATTGGGGCTGATGTATTGTACGAAAACAGTG CATTTGATGATCTCTTTTCTACCGTGGcctttcttctccaaaattcaCCGGGGTCAATTTTTATTACAACCTACCACAATCGCAG CGGGCACCATCTGATTGAGTTCTTGATGGTCAAATGGGGGTTGAAGTGCGAAAAGCTTGTTGATGGCTTTGCATTCATGCCATCGCAAAAGGCAGCAAAGCTGAGTGGCAATATTCAATTGGCTGAGATTGTTCTCAATTCCGAACCAGTCAAG GAGAATTCTATGATGAAATGA
- the LOC120074266 gene encoding peroxidase 64-like gives MASFAVEFSHFAILLLSVLSLGSSLSLDYYEKTCPGADFIVTKAVRAAAYKDKTVPAALLRMHFHDCFIRGCDASILLNSVGNNKAEKDGPPNLSLHSFFVIDNAKNELESYCPGVVSCADILALAARDAVVLSGGPTWDVPKGRKDGRISKASETIQLPSPSFNISQLQQSFSQRGLSLDDLVALSGGHTLGFAHCSSFQGRIRNFSPASNVDPEMNPSFAASLRNMCPVNNKAKNAGSNMDTSPTTFDNNYYRLILQKKGLFSSDQALLNFPKTNNLVYKFASSKEAFNRAFVNSMIKMSSITGGQEIRKNCRAVN, from the exons ATGGCCTCCTTTGCTGTGGAATTCTCACATTTTGCAATTCTTTTGCTGTCTGTTTTGTCTTTGGGGAGTTCACTGAGCTTAGACTACTACGAGAAGACATGCCCTGGTGCCGACTTTATTGTTACTAAAGCTGTCAGGGCTGCGGCTTACAAAGACAAGACTGTTCCTGCTGCACTCCTCCGGATGCACTTTCATGACTGCTTTATTAGG GGTTGCGATGCATCTATACTGCTGAATTCAGTAGGCAACAACAAAGCTGAGAAAGATGGGCCACCCAATTTGTCTTTGCACTCGTTTTTTGTGATCGACAATGCGAAGAACGAACTGGAATCCTATTGCCCTGGTGTTGTCTCTTGTGCTGATATCTTGGCTCTGGCGGCAAGGGATGCGGTCGTGCTT TCTGGAGGTCCAACATGGGATGTTCCTAAAGGGAGAAAGGATGGAAGGATATCAAAGGCTAGCGAAACGATACAATTGCCATCTCCAAGCTTCAACATTTCTCAGCTGCAGCAGAGCTTCTCACAAAGGGGATTATCCTTGGACGACCTAGTTGCTCTTTCAG GAGGACACACCTTAGGATTTGCTCATTGCTCATCCTTTCAAGGTAGAATCCGCAACTTCAGTCCAGCCAGCAACGTCGACCCTGAAATGAATCCATCCTTCGCAGCAAGCCTAAGAAACATGTGCCCAGTAAACAATAAAGCAAAAAATGCTGGCTCTAACATGGATACTTCCCCAACCACATTTGACAACAATTATTACAGACTGATACTACAAAAGAAGGGTCTGTTTTCTTCTGATCAAGCTCTACTCAACTTTCCTAAGACCAATAATCTTGTTTATAAGTTTGCAAGCTCAAAGGAAGCTTTTAACCGTGCATTTGTTAATTCTATGATCAAGATGAGTAGCATCACCGGAGGTCAGGAGATCAGGAAGAATTGTAGGGCAGTGAACTAA